The genomic stretch CCAAATGTTAGCTCCAGGGATTTTTGAGATAGCTACTAACTACTAATGTTTAGTTTTACTCATTTTAGAGGTAGACCATATCTCTATTCAGAAGCCTTTGGCATTGCCTGGAGTCTCCCAGACCAGCTGACAGGCTTCTGAGGCTCCACTTCTGTTTTCATTCTTAGTACCCCTTCTCAGCAGCAGGGACATGTCTATGACTGACGTGCTCATCTCCGAGCCACTATTGAGACACTGAGTTGTAAGCAGGGCATCAAGATGCATGCCATCAATGCCATCCAAAGAAAGAGAACAGATACTTCAGAGTGCTCTGAATTTTCAGTCTTGTTTCAAAGGCACATAACTGATGCCTACAGTTGCAACCCACTGAGATTTGCTCATGGAGATACTGTCACTGGAGGTGCAACAGCCTTTTCTTATCTGTGAATTTACTAATTGACCTCAGGGATGGAAAGATGCTTCCAAAGCCAAACAGGAGGATAGGAAGTGCCCTAGGAGTGGTGCTGTGTGTGCTCACCTGTGTTTAGGAATCCAAGAGCTGGGGGGAACCTGTAGCGACCGCGGCTCTGTGGAACGAGCCGGGCAGCTCCCTGAAGGCGCTGCCGATGTTGGGTGCTCTGTGTGAATGTGCGTGTCTCCTCCCACAGCTATTGACCTGCTGTACTGGAGGGACATCAAGCAGACGGGGATAGTGTTTGggagcttcctgctgctgctcttcTCCCTGACGCAGTTCAGCGTTGTGAGCGTCGTGGCCTACCTGGCCCTCGCTGCGCTCTCAGCCACCATCAGTTTCCGCATCTACAAGTCTGTTTTACAAGCTGTGCAGAAAACCGACGAGGGTCACCCTTTCAAGTGAGTGCCCAACCCGACCAGCCCTTGCCCCACCTCTCACGTGGCTCTTTCCTCGGCCTCTATTTCACCGCCTGTGCACTTTGGGTCCTGCTTCTTTTGACCTTTAACAGGCCTCTTAGAGTCTCCTTTAACGCTGTCTTTTAATATCAAACATTTCTGTTAAATTTCTAAAGCAGACTCATCCCTAGTCTAATGCTTACTGCTTTATTgagctttttaaaactttaatcacttctaattaaatgttaaatattatctttaatatacatttctataatttatataatataaatcctTGTGGGCAAATTTATGAAATGTGAaaacatttaatttatatttgatattatttttgtatttaattacTTCTCATAGTAATCATAATTCACTTATATGCAAACAGTGTTTTATGATTTAAAGTGTTTCAACAATTATTCTCCCAACTCTGTGATGAAGGCAGAACATTATAATCCCTTTTCACAGATGGAAAAAACAGAGGTTCTAAGAAGTAAAGGGACTTGCTCAAAGTAAATAGCACAGAACCAGGACCAAGGTGTTTGGatttttatttctgtgctctTTTCGGAAGTTTAATGTCAAAGGGCCAAGTTCTGTAGGATGTAAAGTTCATTCCTCAGAATCTGTATAGTATTATGTACTCAAAATTGAATAGTATTATGTACCCTCTTCTGTATTTTAATGCAGGGAAAATCTGACTCGAATGAGCACTGAGGAGGCGGATTTCTTTAAGGCAGTGTATTGAGAGGCTATATGAAATGTGGCAGAGGGAGATATTAGCACTGCCAGCTGCATGCTCCCCAACTCCACCCCAGTTTACTCGAGATCCTAGCTTGTAAGCCCTGGGCATTTTAGCACTGACCGTCAGAGTCATACCATCACCTGCTGCACGCCCCGCTGCAGGTGTCCTCACCTCCTATAACCGAGGGATATTTCTGCATCCTGGATGAGACCTATAGATACTGTTGCATAATGGCTTCTGTGCCAACCTCAGTAATTCCCTGGGGATGCCTCTGAATCCTCCCTGGCTCAGCCTCATCAGCCAGCTGAATCAAGGTCTCAGGGCACCAGGctcttaaaagaaggaaaagatgccAGGGCCTTGTCGACAAAAGGCAAAATGCCGTGTTTCACACGTCACTTTCTAGCCTCGGGTCCTGTGCTCATTGTCAAACACAGTTACAGTCTGATCATCCTCACCCTTGGGATGTATTTGGCCTTCTTCTAATGCAGAGTTAATGGGTCTCTGAGCTATAACTTGGTTGCCTTcccaaaggagggaagaatagaGAAGTGGAGCGTCATCTTACCAGGGTGAATACTATGCCTACTTCAGTGACCCTCGCCTGTGACCAGTATCCACACCTTTAGAGTCCTGTCCTGCTCCAGCCTCTACCCTTAGCCATACAAGAGAGGTTGGCTTCTCCCACGTTCTTGGATCCAGGACTGTCAAATTACACTGGGGATTTACCTCTCACTTGACTTATTTCTTCTGTAACTACCCAGTTGTAGGACCAAGAGTCAAACTGTTATTAGCTCAACTACTTATCTTCCATTAGGAGACACATTTAAAACCTTTGGCTTAATTGCTTCTATCAATAAAAGGAATATCTAACTCAGAGTACATTTTGAATCAAAACATATCAGCTAGACAAATCcgcttttctgattatttttctaaaaagccAAACATAAAAATTCTCAATCCTCAGTTAGGTGAGCACTGTTAGAACTCTAGAAGTAGACAACatggcagagagaaggaaggaagagaggacagGTCTCGGTGGCCGGGGGTGGGGCAGCAGGTGGGGAGCATGGTGGGTATGGTCAAAGCAGGAGGATCAATCGATTTTTATAGATTTGTAGAGCCTGGTTTATCTACCCAAGAGTTCAAATTAACCCTTTGAACAAATGGAAAATACAGTTACTAAAAATACCACTCTTACTAGAACCAGTGAGCATTTTAATATGTCCCAGGTCACTTGTGTTCTCAGAGCTCTCTAGAATAAAACCTAAAAGTACTTTCCAGAATCTAAATATGAAACCTTAGAGATTTGATGAGAAATAATAACTGGCAGCTAAGATTTTGAGATCtctcaattatttaaaaagacaATTCATCTTCATGCAGCCGAGAAGAAATAAGAACTTTTCACAATTGCCCAGTGAGCCAGATATACCGAGAATTCAGCAAGTGAACTGATTTGGGACTGACTTTTCTCTGCTCCTAGCCTCTGAATTATCAGCTCACACTATCATGCTGCCTACGAGAGACAGAAACAGCCACATTGCCCCACTGAGTGCCGTGATTCCTGTGTTCCCCAGTGTACTaactgtgggtgtgggtgtggtgcCCTGCAGCCTTCTGACTGGCGTAAATCCTTCAGGATGACCTGAATGTGGTCCTCAGGGTTGGAGAAGGGAAACAGCTGTTTCAAGATTCCCTCTGATGGAGTTCTCTGTGGGGATGCTCTGTTGACAGGGCCTACTTGGAGCTCGAGATCACCCTGTCTCAGGAGCAGATTCAGAAGTACACAGACTGCCTGCAATTCTACGTGAACAACACACTCAAAGAACTGAGGAGGCTCTTCCTTGTCCAGGACCTGGTGGATTCCTTAAAAGTATGAGTGCTTAAGCCATTTCATTTGACagtcttgatttttgttttccctaAAGGTACACATAATGTTATAAACTTCCACATGATGGAGAATAAAATAAGTGCTAATTATATTTTAGGGAATGTCCAGCTGTACAGTACCATGGAGCTCATCCAGTTTAAtgtcatcattttacagatgctgAAACTGGTTCAAAGAGGTTAAGACACTTGCCTGAGGTTGCCCAGTGAGTCACTGACAGAgctgagatcaaacccaggttacaTAGCTTCCAGTTTCGTACTACTTACAGTACCCCAGGCTGCTTCTTGTT from Capra hircus breed San Clemente chromosome 10, ASM170441v1, whole genome shotgun sequence encodes the following:
- the RTN1 gene encoding reticulon-1 isoform X2 produces the protein MQATADSTKMDCVWSNWKSQAIDLLYWRDIKQTGIVFGSFLLLLFSLTQFSVVSVVAYLALAALSATISFRIYKSVLQAVQKTDEGHPFKAYLELEITLSQEQIQKYTDCLQFYVNNTLKELRRLFLVQDLVDSLKFAVLMWLLTYVGALFNGLTLLLMAVVSMFTLPVVYVKHQAQIDQYLGLVRTHINAVVAKIQAKIPGAKRHTE